The genome window GAGAAATAGTCAAATCTGTTTTCTTTTGCAGCCTTTGCTGCTGCCTCAAGCCGTGAGGAGTAGCAGCAGCCGCATCGGGCTTTTTTATTGTAACTCAAACCTTCAGGTTTGACATTTTCAAGGCTAAAGCCTTGAGTTACAGTTTCTGTCTTCAAGGTATTTTTTAAAAACTCCTCAAGATTGTATTCGTCTCTGTAGAGCATCTTTATATCCATCTTTTCGGCAAGGGTTTTCACAGCGGTAAGCCTTTTCTGATATTCTGTATATGGGTGGATGTTCGGATTAAAGAAA of Deltaproteobacteria bacterium contains these proteins:
- a CDS encoding epoxyqueuosine reductase QueH, whose product is MQRILIHICCGPCAIYPMKKLLKGEIDIWGFFFNPNIHPYTEYQKRLTAVKTLAEKMDIKMLYRDEYNLEEFLKNTLKTETVTQGFSLENVKPEGLSYNKKARCGCCYSSRLEAAAKAAKENRFDYFS